The DNA window attaaacctgttgattttcaatttttattgttatttatattttcgtttatttCACATACATATTACGTGTAGTCTAATTTTCGCATtgtgtttatttgcatttcaaattttgtttcCAATGTTGTCTTTTGCAAATGATGGTGTAagaattgattttttttcatacaTGTATGTTATggtatttgtttgctttggctttgagctGCCGTCAATTGTTATGCTTGGggtttatttttctataatttgcGACGCAACTCATTTACTCGTATTCTGTATGATTATTATGTTGTACATATAATATAgagttatgtatgtatgttatgtatatatagatttacGGTATATGGCAACACAATAGTAACTTACAGTCATAGCATGTGTGAGAGAGaatctgttgctgttactgcaTTTATTATGGTTTCATATAAATAGACATTGCACATCTCTTAGCCGCTACGAGCAAACATAGTTATGCTAGACTATGTTTAGGATTATATGTTatgttatattatatatggGACGTTATCGGAAACGTTCATAATTGCACGAATTTTTCAAACTCAATATGttctttatatattacaaACATAAATGCTAACATTTATGGTATTGTATTAACTAAGCCGACAATCAGTTACATATACAGCAactatatcaaaaaaaaaaaaaaaaaaaaaaaatacatgcaaTTATTTACCTTTGCTCCTACTTATAATAAGcctatgtttttttttagtcaaGTTTATGCAACGCGCTAATCTAATGTTAAGTTTACGACAATCTCGTTTCGATTTTGTCCATTAATTCTATTTTGTCCATTATTTctatgctatatatgtatttatatatgtatgtatgtatgtccgtatgtatgtatataggtGAGTATGCTTGTGGTGGAGGCTTCTACACTTTGGTTCCAGCTCGAGGCAACATTCCCATGTAGTAGCCATTTTCAAAAAAGTTACGTGGCCCATAGCCAAGTCATACAGACATACGAATGTCCTAGGGGTAAACTTGTCAACTTCCAGTAGCATTGCCTTAGTTGCTTATTCAATTCAACTCGAGTTTTATAGTTGCAATTTTtgcatctatatatatatatatattattgtatttatgtttgttttgttttgcttgcatcGTTCGTTttgtatagtatatagtatgtatatgtttttgtATATCTTTCGAcatgttttttaatatattttttagtcgCTCGTTTGCTTGCTATAGTAGTATATGTGTTTATAGTAGGCTTTCATAAATGTATTCATATTaatgtttctttatttattgtccACCCATTCAGTTTATGGAAATTCTTATTTCGTTTTGTTAGCTATTTTTCTCTTTCGGTTCCGGTTTCGGTTTCTCGTTTAATATTatctgtttattatttattattatgcgtAGTTTGTAGTCAGCGCTATTGATTAGTGAAACAAAGTTTTAGTATACCTATGTATTTAGTGCGAACTATTTACCGAAGTAGCTCTAATAGGAACAGTAATTagatcaaataaaatattcaaaaattaaattacaattacaatgcgtagcataaatattttttttttgctttgtgcaattgtaaaattattaacaatgtgtctgctttatataaactttttgtttgcgcacgttgcacacaaaataaataactttaaatatcctgttcaattaaatgaaatatctgcacaatttgttttgttattttctttaaaatcaaacaattacTGCGCGCAATGCAACATAAACAACTAATAAGTGTGACACTTcaataattattcaaatatatagaCAATGCACGCCATTTCCCTtcacaatacacacacaaaaaaaatcacacgTATTtctattcatatatatttgtgtgtaagTGTAAGAGTGTGTATGGAAAAAATCTCCACTTGACTAACAATATTTGATTTTccttttaattgcattgtatTGAAAACAAGGCGAAGCAATtaagttaaacaaacaataagcaaaagtattaatttatattgtaagTTACTCGTAATTTAAACGaaagttgttaaattttattttatgttaaataagtttaatCAATCCAaccatttttgaaaaataatctTTATGATATGCCCAATTACTCAATTACctacaaataatataacaataaaccaattagaatattcaaaataattggcAATCAGATTCgaactatttttaatattctcaAATAATTCcgaattatttgcaataattttcaatgatCTCAAATAGTGCTGTactattttaataattcaattatgtgtaattattaagtaaacgggcaaaattaaaatttactgtTACCTTTAGTCATTAtttcagctttaaaataaacataatcggtttaaattactaattattgttaaacacataatattttaacaataagTAACTCAACTCATGTCTCATGATGAACGAAAGCAAAActactaattaaattagcatatAGCGCAATTTTagataatgcataaattagtttttcatttgcaatgTATGCTTAGTAACAAGTTTTATTGTTCGTTGCTTgagtaaaataattataatgaaaacGTTGgtaatgcaaacaatttgtttacctACTTTAgttgcgattgctgctgctcttgttgttgttgttgctgctgctgatgttgctgctgttgctgggagccctgagcttgagcttgtggCAAAACATTGTTACTCTGTATAAAAGTTGAATGCGGCATTGGAAAAGCGTGTGCTTGTCagtgttgatgttgatgttgttgttgttgttgttgttgttgttgttattgcttcgTTATATGAGAGGGATGCAGTCTCCTCAACGTATCAGCAGTCCTGTGTCCGAGGACCAGCGATTAGCTCTATAGTACATGTCCTTGTACATGGAAGGGCATGCATTCAGATTATTCTGCATAGAATGGAAACAAGGAAACAAAGTGTGTGGACTTGCGGGTTAGACTAGTTGGGCTAAAGGGCATTTGGGCCATATGCTCACCTTTTGACGCTTAAAGTCTATATTGGTTCTAACGGTTCTATGGTGTAAACTCTGCACGGGCCGCGCATTGTTGCCCAACGGCGCCTTGGGCGTACTCTCGGAGCCCTGCATCAGTCGTCGCAGTTGATAtagctataaaacaaaattataaatttatatttattaaaaaaactgATTTCATTCAAACATACGATAGctgcatatttgtattttccTATTGGAGAAGGATGACAGTCACTGCAACCTATCGAGCATAAAGTATCGAGCAGATCTCGATAGGCTGTCTAGCCTTAGTTCACGGTTTGACTTTAAGTGAGCGGACATATCGTGAACTAAGACGCTGGTTTGTGTTCATTcacaattaacaataatgAGTATTTAAACTTTACTTGTAAATTCATAACTCTTATATGCAATGCCCCATAAAAAGAGAACTAAAGCCAAACGATTCAATGAATAGCCccaacaattttcaatgcattttCAATAACGTTTAGCAATTGCGCTggctttataaattatttgcaatttgtttgctattattttaGCCTTTTTTACATTCGTTTCCCCTCCACTTCGCTCCCTCCACTGCACTGGTGCCTGCAAATTGATTAAACTAaccaaatattgttttttaatttagtacaGCGAACTGTTGTTGCATTGCTGACCGCAACTGGAACGCCCGACTCGATCGATTGCCCAATTGATGAGATAAATATACTTAATacataattgcatttatggtATTCGTGGTCgccgctactgctgctgtcgctgtctaactaattgcaattgcaattccaAATACAAAAGTGCATTACACTATTCGCGGTCacaataaaatcaatgaaCTTAGTTGGCCCTAAGTAGCGTTATCCCTCATCTATGTACATGTATATGTTAGTATGGAGAATGGAGCTCTTACCTCTTGTTTGGTTATGTAAATCGGCTTGTTGACTATTATCCAGACGGTGCTCTCCCAGCAGCCTGGATGTGTGGTGGATCCTTCGTACGTAATATACTGATCCGTATTCGGCAGCAGTGAGCGCACCGAAATGTGACGAATGGGCGTGGAGAATCCTGAGCagccaagcaagcaaaaaagaaaccaaatttaattgtaaaaactctcaacatattttcaaatacaTTTATGCATAAGGCTGTTGCCACCATTCCACATTCAACTCCATGCAAATGAGCTTGACCGAGCCGGAAATGTAATGCCgagcaaagagaaagagagagagagagagagacgtgGGAGCGAGATTGTAATGAAGGCGCAACGCGAACTTAAAGCAAGTGTAAAACAAAGATGCATAAGCCGGGCTgccacaaaatatttcaatatttgcgGTCAAGGTATATAAGGCCCTATAGTACGGCTTAGCTAGTTGCTTTACTAGTTACCGCACTGCATAAGAAATATTTCTGAATTAGTGATTAGCATGGTGACCAATCAATCGTGAATTCAGCAACTTTCACCAACCAAAAAACCTAAACGTATACCAaatacatttgaattttatataaacaaatacttgaCTTTGGGGATATAATTAATTGCGTTGAAAAAATGCatgtcaaaatatatatgccacCCTAAAAATTCGCATAAGGAATATTCTATACAATAATATCATACAGATGAGGCTTTTTGGATATACTTTGGAAAGATAACTAAATATTATCGATGCTGTTGAGTCTGTTTCTATTCATTGGTGAAATTTACTTTCTCATTGGTGAactcaccaacaacaacaaattcgcaaattgcttgcagctgtACTAAAGGGCAATGCGTAAAGTCGCGATGTCcgtgaattttttttgtggctgttTCGTCTGTCAGGCAAATTTAACGCCAGGCAtacgtatatgtgtgtgtgtgtgtgtgtgttggtggtTTGGTGAGGGCGAACACTTAAAGTCGTACGAGCTATAAAAAAAGCATTAAGCTGAAACCTGTGACCAGTTGTAAAGGTAGTTGCAACATAAATTGGTTGGGTGAGAGGTTGAGGGCGGGGAGTGCTCGGTGGGCAATCGGGCGTATTATTAAGTGTCGGTTTAGTGTAATTCGGGGTTTCATTGCCGCCGTCACTTTGCGCCATGGCGCCAATTTTTGAATCGTCCGTTGCACcgttctctttttttattgcatacttttgacacacacacacacacagttacataattgtattgctgttgcaagcagcaacaattgtttatgcagTCTGGCAAGAGCTTTTAAATGTGTTCATAAAATGGCAACGTTGCAGCACTTCCGCTGCATTCCGGCCCGGCtgcgctccagctccagctccagttgcGGCTCGATTGAGTTTTTGGGATTGggagcttaagcttaaagttggGCATTTGGTCATTTGGATTTACCTCGATAGAGCACCTTGTTGAATGTGCTCGTTATGATGCGCAGCTCGGGATTGGGCGTCTCTCCAATTTGCACCATCAGCGAGAGGCCGACAATGCCCTGAGACTTGTGCTGCGCCTCGGACATATTATGATAGAGCTCCTTGTTAAAGCCGTAGATTTGAATCTGTTTAGAAacgagcgagaaagagagagagagagagagagagagagagagagagcgagagagtgggGGCGTGAGAGTTGCGAATTTGCATTGGTCGGTGGTCAGTTTGCGGTTTACCTCGCCGGGGAAACTGTAGCCCTGTATGAAGTGCTCGGAGCCACGGATGTTCTCAGTGCCGTAGTGTATGTAAATCTCCTCGAACTGGTAGCGGTAGGCCAGAGGTCCACCGGATATGTTAACGTGCTGCTTTGTATCCTTGTCCACGCGAAAGACGAGTGATTGACCCGTGTTGTGCAGAGTGCCGGAAACCTGTTGACGAGCCCCGGGCGGCAGTTGGTTAGTTGCTACCCACAAAGGAGTAGGAGGAGCAGAGGATATTTACCTTGTGCTTATCAATGTGCAAAGGTCTGAGGTACGGATCGAAGAGCAGCTTATCGGGCACAACGTCAATGGGCGACTGGCGTCGTCCTTTGTTGCACATGTTCCATTGCGGATTGATGAGTCCCCAGAAGCTAGGACCTGCAAATAAACATTcgagtacatacatatagtatactatataataaaaaacagacacgtacatttgtatttatttaatatgtcTGTCTacctgtctgactgtctgtctgtctgtctgtagcTCTAGACTAAATagaaaaatggcaaacatgAAATGTTGCACTCGTTTTTTCGTCGCGACCTCGACATGTAAACCAGACCAGAGCAGACCCAGAGCATTTCCTCCACACGACGACGTATGCAAACAATTGGCAGCAACTGTTACAACTGCTGTTACGTTTCGTCAGTCAGCAATTCAAATACCAAATGAAATTTCATAAGCGCTTAAATTGTCCCCTTCGCAACCTCCGTGTCATGCCATGTCCATCACCATCACCATCACTTTAAATACCAATTAAATGCCCCCGGGGAGCATCGAATGCGCCACCCTTTCCACCATCTCCAATTGCATTCGAGAGCGACGTTCAGAGAGAGGTGCGTTCAATCTATGCGACTGTTGTCAATGCGATTGTGAATGGCTCTGATTGGGTGTTGCGCTTTTTCAATTTGAGCTGACAGCCAGACAAACTGTCGAAACTTTGCAAAACAATGTCCAGCattgatatttttgttgctttcagcTCCCATCCAGCGAGTTCTGTATGCGCGGCCATTGCGTTCTGGACTCACAATCGCCCATGCAAGGcatatgtttaattaaatattttttaccgCTGCACTGGAGCAATAGGACTCTtcctattaaatatatgcaactaTTACAAAAtcgaatttttattttggtttcaGTATTTCCGatatagatatttttttttagcgatAATATCAAGTTTTCATATAAAGAATTCAATTTATACTGacaactatttatataaattctataacGCGATAGTACAAAATTGTGGATTCGTAAATTTCTtgaataagaaaattattcatttataatgcacttaaaacaaattgtttcaaaaatattCTATACTGATATTTCTCTCatgaagtttttatttaattacctTTACATTTTCTTCAATCATAATTATTGACTTTCactaattttataaacttCATACcctaatgaaaaataatattatcatagtatttttttaaagccacCATCCAGGATTATTTCCACTTTTTCTAAAATACTATAAACGCTAAttcaattcataaatataCGTGAATTTTATTGGAACTTTCAGTTATATAAAAGTAAGTTACGGCTTGTGTCTTaggtttttttctttatataataatttgagAATCGCGATAATATTAAAAGcgacaatataaatttttgacaaaacactttaagctttaacaatcagcagctcaaatattgtaatatataaTTCTCGATCACTATCGACAGTCACGTCtcgactttttttttttaacataaactgtGCGCTCaacttgaaatgaaatttattcatatgATAACTCCTGACTCTGTAATGAATGTTGAATAAACTTACCGGATATGCCATCGTATGTCCACCATTCCTCCCAGCTGGACATCACTCCTGTGGAggaaaacaaatgtaaatttaaaaaagaagaTGCAATATTAAACTGAAGGCTTGAAGAGGGGAGAAGAGGGGGTGGCAAGACATAAGCCAGACCAAGGCTGGGAAATCCATTGGCAGAGGCAAGAGCCTGATGCTTGGGCCAATGACAATCAGGCCTAGTTGATCGCAGCAGCCAAGAGATGCAGTCAAATTTGCTTGCCACTCGTTCgtgccgcatgccgcatgctgcACAGTTGAGCCTTGAAGACGTTGGCAGCCAAATCTTTAGCTTTTCAATGCGCATAATTCGCTGGCAATGTAAACAGCGCATGAAATCAACTAATGTTGGACTTCCTtatgggcacacacacacacacacatacagagagacTGTGTGAGAAACGAGgcagacaaaacaaacaagcaacttGTGCTGCTAAGGAGAGTGCAGGGCGGTGCGGTGTGGGGGGAACTTTTTGGGTTGCCAGCCATCGAGACGCCATCGCCACAGTCTGGAGTCTTCCAAATGCGTGTCGCATGAGTCAACGTCCAAACATTGAAATGGATGTGGATGGTctctccagcagcagcagcagcagcagcagcacccagGCTTTAGTGATTCGCATCCCCCACCCCCCTACCCCTTACCACACAATGTAGACATTGCTTGTCGCCAACCAGTCTGGCGCCAATAAAGTTTACACTCAGTTGCCACATTTCGTTTATGGGCAAGTTCTGCTTCCGCTTTATCAAGCGACAGACAATTTTCGCTATTTTTCTTtcccagagccagagccagagccacgACCAGAGCCAAAGCCCAACCATCCCTCGCTCGCTGCTTTTTTGAGcgtattcaaaatttatgctatATGCGTCGTACCGAGCGCCCTTTGCAtgggtgtttttttttttttttttttggggggtgCGGTGTGGGGTTGATGATGGGGGCAAGCGGGCAATAAAAGTCCAAAGAAATTGCTGCAAGCCAAAGCGGAAGTTAAAAAAGGAATCGTTGCTGCTTCCTGCAGCTGCCAGCGTTACGCTCTCTGTCTATCTCTGTTTGTATTGCTAACTCCCTCTCAcccccctcccccctccccctcccGCCCCTCCCTCACTCCAGCCAGCCGATCCATCATACCCTAACCGTAACTGGTACATTAACTTCAAGCACATGTCATCCCagttaagcaagcaaattgatttaaaatctGTTAATTGCTTGTGCCACAGCAGATTTATCAATTTCTAGTTGAGAGTAACGAACTAGAATCGAGATAAGGCAAGCAATATGCTGGGGCCTAATACAGCTTAGTCGTGGTCCCTTTAGGGTATTTAGACTGTGAGCcaacgccaaagccaaagcggctGCCTATGGAGGAGCCGGAGAATTTTGGCTTGTCGTGTTACTTTTCTTAAAATAACAATGAACGTCCGTTTTGCTCGCGAGTCGTGAATTGGTGTcacttcattttgtttgttttgtcgcgtggctgttgctgttgtagttttgcttctgcttcttattctttttcttcttcttcttattctcttgttgttattgttgcctgcTTAGAGCTGTAAAGTATGCTATTAAATCGCTCTCTAACTGAGTCAAAGCCGAAAAAGTGCCACTGAGACCTCAATAAAAAGCATTGCGGGAATTATTTACGGCTTGGGCAATAATCCTTATGCCCCTTCAGCCTTCAGTTTCGATTCGTTGCCATTCAGTTTCGATTCATTGCCATGCGATACGATGCGATACGATTTAGTTCTCTTCTATTTGGGTTGAGTCTCCGTCCTACTGCTGCTTTCTCTTGCGCCCCCTGATGATTTTTCAATGGATTGCACATTTTAAGGACCCCTTTTGGCTTCTTTCGTCATTAGGCAATTCCGTTTtatgctgcaacagcaactaaatttattgttataactGTATTTGAGGCCACATTTCCCATGAATGactcacacacaaaacagaaaCCGTTCATCAGACCGAATGTCGCCACGTTCTCTGACATTTTGAATGCCTTTTGCCAATGCTCTGACATTTAATTATCCAtgagcaatttaattaattgcggATATTGGTTACAGCTATTTGTCTAGCTAGCCTACTCTATGTTTGCTGTAGAttcaaagaaaatgcaaattctAGCTAATATCAGTCTTGATATTTTGGACAAAATAGATTCTACTAAGAATTTCCTGCATTAATCAATCATTAGAATTGTTTTCTCTCCTGCATCttgggcaaacaaattattgttttattgattAGCCAATGAATTTATGGCATGAATATTAATGAATAGAAAATACTTGAAGTCTGCTAATTTTAACAGAATGTTAAGTTAACAACTGTTAAGTTCTGAATTTCTGCATTTCCGAATTTCTGTCATGTAcagaatttacatttaatttaagtaaattagtaaataaattgtaagtggaaacaaaatttaataaaaatgttgcgtttattttattttcgataGGGACTacataaagttaataaattctttCTTAACGTTCCAGAGCGATCAATGAATCTATGAACTGAGCGCAGCTATTGATTTCTACACTAGCTATGAGCTAtagtattttgatttttagtgTCATTGATGATGCTGTTCGTTGGCTATGACATTTCATACAgtctaaatatttgaatatattataaattgataCAAAGCCAACTTCCATTCCATTTGCGTAGAATTGCGAACAAAACTCAATTCATGCATTGTCTGAGCGAAAAGTGAGTGAAAAgtgttgctatttaaattttaaaactatgcaaattgttgttgcacaagtagtaataataatatttgtaaatgctaaaacaatttgcagtgGACAGCGGAATAAATGAGCgcacaataaaatgaaatgaaataatttctttatttagcattttaataaatattttgcaacgcacacacaggcaaatAAAGCAGCCAACATAAATAACATATATAGAGGAGTAGAaatgcttatgtgtgtgtgtgtgtgtgtgtgtgtggggcgtTGTAGGCTCTTTGAGAATGCTGTGGGATTATTCATTAAAAGCGTGTGATGTGATgactaaattaatttctatataagaGCAGCaagactgctgctgttgttgttgttgctgttgctgttggcagtGGCAACGCTAAATCAAAATCAAGATAGAGTAATAAGTGATAGTAATAGCATATTGTTCATTTGgcgttgtttgtttgtttacgttCAATAAAGACGATGGAGAGAGCAAGCGCTTTGCAAtgacaacaagaacaatagTGAAGCATTAAATGGGCCAAAGTGTtgctgtgtgcgtgcgtgcgtctgtgtgtgtatgtgtgtgtgtgactttgtTTATGTATTCTTGAGTGGTTATAATAGCGTCGAGAGCATCAAAAGGCAACACGCCTCAGCAGCTTGGAGCACGGTGAATGAATCGCACCCAATAAATGGAGCCAAGAATCCAAGCTCAAGTCACAATGCGAAAGACAATGGACAGCCACAaccgcaaacacacacacacacacacattagagagagagggagaggaaGAAGAGAGAGGGCAGCAGCCCTTTTGTGTGTAAATTATGGCTTCAATATAATATTGACAAAGAATCAATAAAGGAAATGTCCTTAAAATTAATAGGCGACATTCTGCTATCGAATTACTCGCTATGTcatcgcttttaattaaaatttctagaCAACgcgcgccagcagcaaaaggaGTCGCGACGAAATCACAagaacacacgcacacccaaacacacacacacacacacacatagagagattACATACATAGGCGCATTGGCGTGctgctaactaaatttatgaCTTCCTGTTAAACGCTCAACGCAACGCTGATTAGTATCTGAATATCTGAAGGATCTATCCTTCTCCTGCTCCTGCCTCATGCCTCATGCCGTCGTTAAtattgctgatgttgttgttgttgttgttgttattgcttcaAGTTGGCGTTTCAGCCGTCTCAGTTTATCAAACTGTCGCCTTGTCGAAGATTGACGGACATAACTTGGGTCTCATGCCTCACACTCCACTCCATCCGCCCCGTAAGCCGCCGTCTTGGCTATATATTTAGCTTGCTGTGCGTGGGTGCCGCTGTTCCGGCTTGGTTTCTCGCCTCATCACGGAGTTGGCTGCTCTGTTGacttttttggcagcagcaggcagga is part of the Drosophila busckii strain San Diego stock center, stock number 13000-0081.31 chromosome X, ASM1175060v1, whole genome shotgun sequence genome and encodes:
- the LOC108605848 gene encoding carbonic anhydrase-related protein 10; the encoded protein is MALAGHNTFGCSVAGLIACSAIVLLCSSGVMSSWEEWWTYDGISGPSFWGLINPQWNMCNKGRRQSPIDVVPDKLLFDPYLRPLHIDKHKVSGTLHNTGQSLVFRVDKDTKQHVNISGGPLAYRYQFEEIYIHYGTENIRGSEHFIQGYSFPGEIQIYGFNKELYHNMSEAQHKSQGIVGLSLMVQIGETPNPELRIITSTFNKVLYRGFSTPIRHISVRSLLPNTDQYITYEGSTTHPGCWESTVWIIVNKPIYITKQELYQLRRLMQGSESTPKAPLGNNARPVQSLHHRTVRTNIDFKRQKNNLNACPSMYKDMYYRANRWSSDTGLLIR